CCGGTCCTTGGTGGCATCCTCGCCGAGCTGCCTTGCCAGCGGCTTCAGCAATTTGGGCTCCTGAACCACCGAAAGGCCGGCGTGTCCGGTCCGGAACTGGGCGACCCACTTCAGTTCCGGAAACAGCACGAACACCTGCCGGTAGGTCAGCGCAATGCCGACGATCAGAACCCCCAGAATCAGCAGATTGAAAACCCAGTTGGCCATAAAGGCCGAGATCAGGGGTTTGTGGATCAGTGCGCCGACGATGGCGACTACGCCTAGGAACAGCGTCATCCAGAACAGGGTGTGCTTGGGGTTGCTCATAGCGATGGCCAGCTTTTTTGAGATATTCCTCAAAACGTTAGCACAGATATGAGAAGCTGTTGCCGACAGTAACTGAACTTTAATCGGAGCACTTCATGGCCGGTGATCTGCCTTTCCGTTTTCGTTTCCGTGTTCGCTATGGCGAATGCGATGCCCAGGGTGTGGTGTTCAACGCCCGCTATGCGGATTTCGTTGATATTGCAGTGAATGAGTATATTCGCACGCTGTTTGGCGATTACCAGCATCTGCTGGATCAGGATCTGGATATTCAGGTTGTGAGCCTCACCGTGAACTGGAAAGCCCCGGCGAAGTTCGATGATGTGCTGGAGGCGCGTATTCGGGCGGGGCGAATCGGCAACACTTCGTTTACATTGCATCTGGAGTTTTTCCGATATGGGGATGGGGCGTTTATCGCTGATGCCGATGTGACCTACGTGTTGATTCAGCCTTCAGTGATGGGAAAAGTGACGATACCGGATCATATTCGTGAACTGCTGGAGCAGGGCGCTCCTGGCCAGTTGATCAGTCACGCGGGGGAATGAACTCGAAGCGTAAGAAAAAGGCCAGATGAGAATCTCACCTGGCCTTGGGTTCATCTTCCGGTCTTTACCGGATCAGGCCTCCTGCAAAGCCTGCACAACGGCTTTCGCGGCGCCCTCGGAGGATGCCGGGTTCTGCCCGGTGATCAGCTTGCCGTCCACCACGATGTGCGGAGCCCAGTCGTCACCGCGGGTGTAGGTGGCGGTATTTTCCTTCAGCATGTCCTCGAGCAGGAAAGGCACCACACCGCTGAGGCCTACTGCTTCTTCCTCGCTGTTGGTGAAGCCCGTTACTTCCCGGCCGCCAACGATGTTCTGGCCCGGTTTGACTTCCACGTTCTTGAACACGGCCGGCGCGTGGCAAACCGCACCAATGACCTTGTCCTGCTCGTAGGCGGTCTTGATCAGGGCAATGGACTTGTCGTCGTTGACCAGATCCCAGAGCGGGCCGTGGCCACCCGGATAGAAAATCGCGTCGTACTCGTTCATGTCCACATCACTCAGCTTCTTGGTGCTGGCAAGGGATTCCTTGGCGTGGGCATCCTGCTGGAAACGACGGGTGGTTTCCGTGAGTGCCTCTTCCGCCTCGCTGTTGGGGTCCACTGGCGGCTGGCCGCCTTTCGGCGAGGCGATGGTGATGTCTGCACCGGCATCCCGGAAAACATAGTAGGGCGCGGTGAATTCTTCGAGCCAGAAGCCGGTCTTGTGGCCGGTGTCGCCCATCTGGTCATGTGAGGTGAGAACCATCAGAATCTTCATGGTGTCCGTCCTTTCTGTTGACGAATGAATGGCACTTTCGACAGCTATTGGTAAATAACGTGCAGCCGGTTTGGTGAATCACTTCTTGACTGATCTGGTAACCGATCTTGTGCCATGGGTGGTTGATTTCAACCGTGATTACGTAAATCCGACGTTCCCGGATCTTGAACCGTCTATACTGGACACAGATGACCAGACTGCATAAGAACCTGAAAGACTCACGTGCAAGGACGACAGGAATGCGAGTGCTAACAGCCGCCCTTCTGATGGTGTTGGTGTTTCCGGCTTGGGCCCAGCAGGGCACAGAAACTGTGGAACCTCTTACCATCACCGTGGGTGCCAACCATGCCCCCCCATACCGGATTCTCGAGGGTGGGGAGAGAACCGGCCTCTACGTGGAGATCTTCGAGGAGATTGCCGATCGGCTCGGCTGGGAAGTGCACTACCGGGAAGCCCCGTTCAGGCGCGTGTTGAGAATGGTCCAGCAGGGCGAGGTTGATGTCATGCTTGGTCCTCTGGAAACCGAGGAACGGGCCGAATTGATGGAATTTGTGGCACCGGCGTTTCCGCCAGAACGACGATTGTTCTTTTATCTGAACAAAGAGCACCGCATTGAGCGCTACGCCGATCTGTACGGCAGGGCTATTGGCGTGCTCGAAGGCGCGTCGTATTTTCCGAGGTTTGATGATGATGAGGGCTTGCTCAAAGAACCTGCGCCTCGATATGAAAACCTGATGCTGATGCTTCAGAAGGGCCGGGTGGATGTGGTGATTGCGCCAGAACTGGTGGGTTTGTACGCGGTTGAGAAACTGGGTCTGGATATTGAGGTCTCGCCGTTCTTTGTGCCCGGAGAGCGCTCTTACATCGCCGTTGCGAAAAACTCGCCGGTGATTCAGTACGCCGACGATATCCGGGCGGCGCTGAAACTGATTGAAATGGAAGGCATACACGAGGACCTGGTGTTGAAGTATCTGGACCGAGCCGCCGAATGATTCCTGCGCAGTCTGATCTCTGGTTTCTGCCCCTGGGAGGCACCGGCGAAATTGGCATGAACCTCAACCTCTATGGCCACGACGGTGCCTGGTTGATGGTGGATTGCGGCGTCACCTTTCCAAAGCCTGGCCGTATTGCCGCTGGTGGAACCGTGCACCACCGGGGGGAACCGCCGGTACAAATGGCGGATCCCGCTTTCATCGCTGACCGCCGTGACCGCCTCGCGGGTCTGGTGATAACCCATGCCCATGAGGATCACGTTGGAGCCGTACCCTATCTCTGGCCGCTGTTGCAGTGTCCGATCTATACCAGTCGGTTCACTGCGGAAATTCTGCGACGAAAACTGGCGGAGTTCGATCTGCTGCACCGGGTTCCGATCATTGAAGTGGAGACCGGCCAGAGCAAACAGATCGGGCCGTTCAGCGTGCAGTGGCTGGCGCTGACGCATTCCATTCCAGATCCCAACGCCCTGATGATTCGAACCGCCGCAGGTAACATCTTTCATAGCGGTGACTGGAAGCTGGATGAGCAGCCGCTGGTCGGCCATGGCTATTCGCCACAGACCTTTACCGATCTGGCAAAAGAGGGTGTGAACGCCATGGTATGCGACTCCACCAACGCAACGGTGTCAGGTCACTCGGTGTCCGAGGCGGCCTTGCATACCGGATTGTTGCAGGCTATACGATCCGCTGAGGGGCGCGTTGTAGTGACCTGCTTCGGCAGCAATATTGCCCGCCTGCATACGCTCTCTTCGATTGCGCGACAAACCGGGCGCTATATGGGGCTGTTAGGCCGTTCGCTGATCAATATGAGCGGCGCCGCCAGGGCCGCCGGGCTGTGGGATTCGGCTGACCAGTTGATCAATCCCGCTCATCTTGGTTATCTGCCCCGGGATGAAGTCATGGCCGTGGCCACCGGCAGTCAGGGTGAACCCAGAACGGCTCTGCGCAGACTGGCTGCTGGTACGCATCCGGATTTCGAGCTGGAAGCCGGCGATACAGTTATCTTCAGCGCCCGTGCTATTCCCGGCAATGAAGAAGCCATCGAGGCGCTCGTGGCGAGACTCAAAGAGTTGGGTGTCCGGGTTATCACCGCCGAAGATGCGGATTTGCCAATTCATGCTTCAGGTCATCCTGCGCAGGAAGAACTGGAGTTAATGTACAAATGGGTCAGGCCTGCCATTGCCATTCCGGTGCATGGTGAGGCTGAACACATGGAAACGCACGCTGACATAGCCAAAGCAACTGGTGTACCCCGAGCCATGGTGGGCAGAAACGGCGATCTTTTCATGATCCGGCCAGTGCCGGGGATACGTCGCCAGGTTGTCGAAACCGGCCGTCTGGGCTGGCACAAAGAAGGTCTTGTCAGAGTTGAATAAGCTATTGTTTTCTGTTGTTGGTAAGTCACTTGTCTTTTTTGCAGCCGCGATGATTCTTTCGCCGACTAATGCCACGGCAGTAACCCCGTGCGACACACTCACCGTGAGTGGTAATCCGGAGTATCCGCCCCTGCTCTGGCGAGACGAGCAAAATCCTGGTTTCCTGAATGGCGCCGTACCTGCTTTGCTCCGGGAAATTACCCAACCCCTCGGCGTAACCGTGGAAGTGAAAGATATCGGTTCCTGGGCCCGGGTCCAACGGATGGCGCGCGAGGGGGAGATTGATATGGTAGCCGGGGCGTTCATCACGTCGGAACGCATTCGCTACATGGATTATCTGCTTCCTCCGGTCACGCACTTGCCAACAGCGGTCTGGGTGCCCATCGGGCGGGAGTTCGTCTATCGCCACTGGCCAGACCTGAAGGGCAAGCGCGGCAGTACCCTGATCAACAACAGCTTTGGCCAGAACTTCGACCGGTATGCAGAGCAGAATCTGCGCATTGAAGGTGTCCGGTCCATTGAGCAATCCTTCCAGATGGCGTTGGTTGATCGTGTTGATTATGTGCTCTATGAAGTCCTTCAGGGAGAGGTGAAACTTGAATACATGGGCATTGCTGACGATTTCGTTCCGCTGGAAACGCCGGTTAGCCGTGAGGGCCTGTTTCTGACTTTTTCCAAGGCTTCGCCGTGTAATTCTTTTGAACTGAGAGAGCGCATTGCGGACCGGCTTTATGAGCTCGTGAACTCTGGCAGGGTCGATGAGCTGATCCTGCAGTATAAAGCTCGTTATACAAAAGCGAGTTGAGAGGCTACCGTTAGTGCTAGCACATGAACTTTTGAGGCGCACCCGTCGTAACTCAGTACAGGTACTCCCGGTATAAAATAAAATTCATGGGCAGTATTGCTGGGAAGGAGTCCGTAGCAATGGCAAAGGCAGTTACCTCGGGCCACAGGGATTTCGTGTACAGGTTGTCGCTCAACCTTGCCCGCTCGAAGATTGACGAACTCGATGGCTGCATCCACGGGGTTATTGCTGAGCTTGGCGA
This genomic stretch from Marinobacter salsuginis harbors:
- a CDS encoding acyl-CoA thioesterase; translated protein: MAGDLPFRFRFRVRYGECDAQGVVFNARYADFVDIAVNEYIRTLFGDYQHLLDQDLDIQVVSLTVNWKAPAKFDDVLEARIRAGRIGNTSFTLHLEFFRYGDGAFIADADVTYVLIQPSVMGKVTIPDHIRELLEQGAPGQLISHAGE
- a CDS encoding type 1 glutamine amidotransferase domain-containing protein; this translates as MKILMVLTSHDQMGDTGHKTGFWLEEFTAPYYVFRDAGADITIASPKGGQPPVDPNSEAEEALTETTRRFQQDAHAKESLASTKKLSDVDMNEYDAIFYPGGHGPLWDLVNDDKSIALIKTAYEQDKVIGAVCHAPAVFKNVEVKPGQNIVGGREVTGFTNSEEEAVGLSGVVPFLLEDMLKENTATYTRGDDWAPHIVVDGKLITGQNPASSEGAAKAVVQALQEA
- a CDS encoding substrate-binding periplasmic protein, with protein sequence MRVLTAALLMVLVFPAWAQQGTETVEPLTITVGANHAPPYRILEGGERTGLYVEIFEEIADRLGWEVHYREAPFRRVLRMVQQGEVDVMLGPLETEERAELMEFVAPAFPPERRLFFYLNKEHRIERYADLYGRAIGVLEGASYFPRFDDDEGLLKEPAPRYENLMLMLQKGRVDVVIAPELVGLYAVEKLGLDIEVSPFFVPGERSYIAVAKNSPVIQYADDIRAALKLIEMEGIHEDLVLKYLDRAAE
- a CDS encoding ribonuclease J, producing MIPAQSDLWFLPLGGTGEIGMNLNLYGHDGAWLMVDCGVTFPKPGRIAAGGTVHHRGEPPVQMADPAFIADRRDRLAGLVITHAHEDHVGAVPYLWPLLQCPIYTSRFTAEILRRKLAEFDLLHRVPIIEVETGQSKQIGPFSVQWLALTHSIPDPNALMIRTAAGNIFHSGDWKLDEQPLVGHGYSPQTFTDLAKEGVNAMVCDSTNATVSGHSVSEAALHTGLLQAIRSAEGRVVVTCFGSNIARLHTLSSIARQTGRYMGLLGRSLINMSGAARAAGLWDSADQLINPAHLGYLPRDEVMAVATGSQGEPRTALRRLAAGTHPDFELEAGDTVIFSARAIPGNEEAIEALVARLKELGVRVITAEDADLPIHASGHPAQEELELMYKWVRPAIAIPVHGEAEHMETHADIAKATGVPRAMVGRNGDLFMIRPVPGIRRQVVETGRLGWHKEGLVRVE
- a CDS encoding substrate-binding periplasmic protein, with amino-acid sequence MILSPTNATAVTPCDTLTVSGNPEYPPLLWRDEQNPGFLNGAVPALLREITQPLGVTVEVKDIGSWARVQRMAREGEIDMVAGAFITSERIRYMDYLLPPVTHLPTAVWVPIGREFVYRHWPDLKGKRGSTLINNSFGQNFDRYAEQNLRIEGVRSIEQSFQMALVDRVDYVLYEVLQGEVKLEYMGIADDFVPLETPVSREGLFLTFSKASPCNSFELRERIADRLYELVNSGRVDELILQYKARYTKAS